TCACATTGATTTGAATGTCAAAACAAATTCTTATTACGATTTAACTTACAATTAGATTACTTACTTGTTTCAATTAACATATTCAACTTTTGTTTTATATACTCACATTTGTTACAACTTATGAAGGCAAAATAAAAAGCCCTTGTACAGGGCTTTCTAAGTAAAATTATTTTACAGCATCTTTTAATGCTTTACCAGCTTTGAATGCTGGAACTTTACTTGCTGGGATATCAATTTCTTTACCAGTTTGAGGATTACGACCTTTACGTGCAGCACGTTCACGTACCTCAAAGTTACCGAAACCAATTAATTGTACTTTTTCACCTTTAGCAAGTGAGTTTTGGATTGATTCGAATACAGCATCTACTGCTGAACCAGCTTCTTTTTTAGTTAAATCAGCTTGTTCTGCAACTGCATTGATTAAATCTGTTTTGTTCATTAGACATTCACCTCCTGAGGTTTGATAATGATATGTTTATATCATTATGGTAAAACTTTAACACAAGCATTATATAAATCGCAATCATTTATGTGGCAAAAACG
This is a stretch of genomic DNA from Staphylococcus roterodami. It encodes these proteins:
- a CDS encoding HU family DNA-binding protein, with the translated sequence MNKTDLINAVAEQADLTKKEAGSAVDAVFESIQNSLAKGEKVQLIGFGNFEVRERAARKGRNPQTGKEIDIPASKVPAFKAGKALKDAVK